From Paenibacillus sp. V4I7, one genomic window encodes:
- a CDS encoding PadR family transcriptional regulator translates to MYELFVLGELSIQAKHGYELQYILKTTVGPIRQISSGTLYPLISRLVESGLISQRNEPQEGGRTRKIYELTEAGRQRFHLLMTAPLEQNTDIELHFHFKMNFFGYVSTDLRLATLEQYLEYLQYNLKYIMDYESQVTLKQEIPDLKRTQILRMFSHRKSVAETEIQWVMNEIDQVVTGT, encoded by the coding sequence ATGTACGAGTTGTTTGTTTTAGGGGAGTTGTCCATACAAGCTAAGCATGGATACGAGTTGCAATACATTTTAAAAACGACTGTAGGACCCATTCGACAAATCAGTTCAGGGACACTTTATCCACTCATTTCTCGACTGGTAGAAAGCGGCTTGATCAGTCAACGCAATGAGCCGCAAGAAGGTGGCCGCACGCGAAAAATCTATGAATTGACGGAAGCTGGCCGTCAGCGTTTTCATCTTCTAATGACAGCACCTTTGGAACAGAATACGGATATTGAGTTGCATTTTCATTTCAAGATGAACTTTTTTGGTTATGTTTCAACAGATCTGCGTCTGGCGACTCTCGAGCAATATTTGGAGTATTTGCAATACAATTTAAAATATATAATGGACTATGAATCACAAGTTACCTTGAAGCAGGAAATACCCGATTTAAAGAGGACCCAGATCTTGCGCATGTTTAGTCATCGAAAAAGCGTTGCAGAAACAGAAATCCAATGGGTTATGAATGAGATTGACCAAGTAGTTACGGGCACATGA
- a CDS encoding TetR/AcrR family transcriptional regulator, with protein sequence MTKNSLISVNRRVDIVSAAIEVFAEIGYYRATTAKVAERAQISQPYVFRFFSTKEALLQEALEVSWTRILEAFRAVIETVAPEQLEKELVEAYIHIMKSYQNETLLQMQAQTIKEDKIAEVMQKGFRDVQQVVLEAFKRAGFEKPHERTMIFLARGMLCNISMALSLPELMLMDE encoded by the coding sequence ATGACGAAGAATTCTCTAATTTCAGTCAATCGACGAGTAGATATTGTATCCGCGGCAATAGAAGTATTTGCTGAAATTGGCTATTACCGTGCAACGACAGCAAAAGTTGCGGAACGCGCACAAATTTCTCAGCCTTATGTTTTCCGGTTTTTTTCAACGAAAGAAGCCCTGCTGCAAGAAGCGCTCGAAGTGTCTTGGACACGAATTCTTGAGGCTTTCCGGGCAGTTATCGAGACCGTTGCTCCTGAACAGCTTGAGAAAGAACTGGTAGAAGCTTATATTCATATTATGAAATCTTACCAAAATGAAACTCTGCTGCAAATGCAAGCTCAAACGATTAAAGAGGATAAGATCGCTGAGGTCATGCAGAAGGGATTTCGGGATGTTCAGCAGGTGGTGCTAGAAGCTTTTAAGCGGGCAGGTTTCGAAAAACCTCATGAGAGAACGATGATTTTTCTTGCTAGGGGGATGTTGTGCAATATTTCGATGGCGCTGTCTTTACCAGAATTAATGCTTATGGATGAATAA
- a CDS encoding carboxypeptidase-like regulatory domain-containing protein has translation MKKLKLSLISLTLLGILGSSAVQAAVPFDSDGDGIHLDDIVTYINTYGVTDINDDGVSNSLDVKAMVRQISPVSIPNYVSTGAVTGLVVDQIGEPMNLVAVNLKESTKAALTNEHGRFTISDMEASTGNTVTSAVYESDSTPFTILSGEVTNLSQPIQVTLPTGTVTGTVYAANMVPLAGVSVKINTGGAASEVLPPTVTDSQGQFVFPNVPVGNRSFFTTSSYGMSGFVVNVKEGLNQVTDVMGVQFVSVSGIATDSRYNPLSGAEITMEMSNGLRTTVISGTDGKFIFTNAIQDMYFSWKMSKPGYLDATLNYLMDTASAHITNRSFMTLSTAPVSSDSELAYAVGANVNQFNVNLGGYSGPVKRSYSSYSFLISDKMDEPNNQVAFIGGSGQAEAGNVERLNAALLDSRVSTIYIYKSIVGLSSQSLVIPSRPVTIVSDADVFIQANVPTNHTLTWTNVKQVSYGDIFGFVKGENHAPVFGATVTLTGATSRTTTADINGFYHFKNLNAGSHTLSAYRSSDYSTQIYPTLVDNSSPAFRDFTLERSAQYIAATMVITNPSIGQTLLTMPVVPAGYTVSIESSNDIMKISNSGIITLGEASQSVNVIFKVMHGESDVGYRSATLTVPGLP, from the coding sequence TTGAAAAAGTTAAAATTAAGTCTCATTAGCTTAACTTTGTTAGGCATATTAGGCAGCTCGGCCGTCCAAGCAGCAGTACCCTTTGACTCTGACGGCGACGGAATTCATCTAGATGACATCGTTACATACATCAACACTTACGGAGTTACAGACATAAATGATGACGGAGTGAGCAATAGCTTGGATGTCAAGGCGATGGTTAGACAAATATCACCTGTAAGTATTCCGAATTATGTATCCACAGGTGCGGTTACGGGGCTTGTTGTTGACCAAATCGGCGAACCGATGAACCTTGTTGCTGTGAATTTAAAAGAGTCTACAAAAGCAGCATTAACTAATGAACATGGCCGCTTCACCATTTCCGATATGGAAGCATCCACCGGTAACACGGTTACCTCAGCCGTATATGAGTCAGACTCAACACCATTCACTATTTTATCGGGAGAGGTGACAAACTTATCACAGCCGATACAAGTCACCTTGCCAACGGGCACTGTAACAGGAACCGTATACGCCGCTAACATGGTTCCGTTAGCAGGTGTCTCCGTTAAAATCAATACGGGCGGCGCTGCCTCTGAGGTGCTGCCTCCAACAGTGACGGACAGTCAAGGACAATTTGTGTTTCCGAACGTTCCGGTGGGAAACCGCAGCTTTTTTACTACTTCCTCTTATGGAATGAGCGGCTTTGTCGTCAACGTTAAGGAAGGTTTAAATCAAGTAACGGATGTAATGGGTGTGCAGTTTGTATCGGTTTCAGGGATAGCAACGGATTCTCGGTATAATCCTCTATCTGGGGCAGAGATTACGATGGAGATGAGCAACGGGCTGAGAACTACTGTCATCTCTGGAACGGATGGAAAGTTCATATTTACCAATGCGATACAGGATATGTATTTCTCTTGGAAGATGAGTAAACCTGGTTATTTGGATGCCACCCTCAACTATTTAATGGATACAGCCTCAGCTCATATAACGAACCGTTCTTTCATGACTTTAAGCACTGCCCCCGTGTCCTCCGATTCAGAATTGGCGTATGCGGTTGGCGCAAATGTCAATCAATTTAACGTTAATCTCGGCGGCTACTCCGGACCTGTTAAACGCTCGTATTCATCATACTCATTCCTCATTTCAGATAAAATGGATGAGCCGAATAACCAAGTTGCCTTTATTGGCGGTTCTGGACAGGCAGAGGCAGGAAACGTGGAAAGGCTTAATGCAGCACTACTAGATTCTAGAGTCAGTACAATCTATATCTATAAATCCATCGTTGGTTTATCGTCTCAATCGCTTGTAATTCCATCACGTCCGGTCACGATCGTCAGCGACGCTGACGTGTTTATACAAGCAAATGTTCCAACCAATCATACACTGACATGGACGAATGTGAAGCAGGTTAGTTACGGAGACATTTTCGGATTTGTAAAAGGTGAGAATCATGCACCGGTTTTCGGAGCTACAGTAACATTGACCGGAGCAACTTCCAGAACCACAACAGCCGATATAAATGGATTCTACCATTTCAAAAATTTAAACGCGGGTTCGCATACACTGTCCGCTTATAGATCCAGTGACTACAGCACTCAAATTTATCCGACTTTGGTGGATAACAGCTCACCTGCTTTCCGCGACTTCACGCTTGAGCGTTCTGCGCAATACATTGCAGCTACAATGGTCATTACTAATCCGTCTATCGGACAGACGCTGTTGACTATGCCAGTCGTACCAGCAGGTTATACAGTTTCTATTGAGAGCAGCAATGATATTATGAAAATTTCAAACTCCGGGATCATTACTTTGGGTGAAGCATCACAGAGTGTAAACGTAATTTTCAAGGTCATGCATGGAGAATCTGATGTAGGCTATCGTTCGGCTACTCTTACAGTCCCTGGCCTACCGTAA
- a CDS encoding proline iminopeptidase-family hydrolase, with the protein MKQIEGYLDVPGGRVWYTRIGDGNKTPLVVLHGGPGNTHDPLKSVLHVLADERPVIFYDQLGSGNSDRPTDPLLWRTERFIDELIALREALDLKEVHLLGHSWGTMLAASYIIDRKPSGVRSVILSSPCLSAERWKKDADHFLANLPEEVQLTIKCNEDQGTTDSVEYQTAMEEYYKRHVCRLDPLPSIIAESRAKANKDVYMTMWGPSEFSPQGNLKTYDCTPQLHEIQVPTLFVCGRYDEASPESTHYYQSLVPASELHVFEHSSHVSYLEETQEYVRIVRGFLSKAE; encoded by the coding sequence TTGAAACAAATTGAAGGCTATTTAGACGTCCCTGGAGGCAGGGTTTGGTATACGCGAATTGGTGATGGAAATAAAACGCCTTTAGTTGTCCTACATGGTGGACCTGGTAATACACATGATCCGCTAAAATCTGTTCTTCATGTCTTGGCTGACGAGAGGCCTGTCATTTTCTATGATCAGCTTGGTTCTGGGAATTCAGATAGACCAACGGATCCATTATTGTGGAGAACCGAACGATTTATAGATGAGTTAATAGCTCTCAGGGAAGCGCTCGATTTGAAAGAGGTTCATCTTTTGGGCCATTCGTGGGGAACCATGCTGGCAGCATCTTACATAATAGACCGCAAGCCTTCGGGTGTTCGCAGCGTCATTTTATCAAGTCCATGTCTCAGTGCGGAGCGTTGGAAAAAAGACGCGGACCATTTCTTGGCTAATTTACCCGAAGAAGTTCAACTCACGATCAAGTGTAACGAAGACCAAGGTACAACCGATTCAGTAGAGTATCAAACAGCCATGGAAGAATACTACAAGAGACATGTGTGTAGACTGGATCCTCTTCCTTCAATCATTGCTGAGAGCCGTGCAAAAGCTAATAAAGATGTTTATATGACGATGTGGGGACCTTCTGAATTCAGTCCGCAAGGCAATCTGAAAACATACGATTGCACGCCACAGCTTCATGAAATCCAAGTACCCACGTTATTCGTTTGTGGACGTTATGATGAAGCGTCGCCAGAGTCGACTCACTACTATCAATCCCTCGTCCCAGCGTCTGAGCTTCATGTCTTCGAACATAGCTCTCATGTGAGTTACTTAGAAGAAACCCAGGAGTATGTAAGGATTGTCCGTGGTTTTTTGAGTAAAGCAGAGTGA
- a CDS encoding IS4 family transposase produces the protein MDEYSNSLKETLTSLIREMSAAPAPFVKNPEKDFTRKKKLPFETVMQLLISMGGNSLYKELLESQGYDVNTATTSAFVQQRNKILPSAVEFLFHEFTQSYTDIKDYRGYRLLAVDGSDLHIATDSADTDTYFQSQPNTKGYNLLHLNTAYDLCNRLYVDAIIQPRRLSNEGRALAAMVDRSPIKGKTIVTADRGYESYNNFAHIERKGWNYVIRVKDLDSSGILSGLCLPSGGAFDLDVHLTLTKKQTKEVRAHPEIYKFVPSTSTFDFLDLHENLFYPISFRVVRFVLPNGAYETVITNLSAADFPPDEIKSIYNMRWGIETSFRALKYTVGLTNFHAKRQESITQEIFARMIMYNFAEMITSHVVISQMDKRHQYQVNFTVAVHVCRHFLRSRDDEPPPDVEALIRKNILPIRPIRPGQQNTRKIRYKSVVSFVYRVA, from the coding sequence ATGGATGAGTACTCGAATTCGCTAAAAGAAACACTGACATCCCTCATACGAGAAATGTCAGCTGCACCAGCACCTTTTGTCAAAAACCCCGAAAAAGATTTTACCCGAAAGAAAAAGCTTCCCTTTGAAACGGTTATGCAACTCCTGATCTCAATGGGGGGCAACAGCTTATATAAGGAACTCTTGGAATCGCAGGGCTATGACGTAAATACCGCAACCACCTCTGCATTTGTCCAACAGAGGAATAAAATCCTGCCATCTGCTGTGGAATTCTTGTTTCACGAATTTACGCAATCGTATACCGATATCAAGGACTACCGTGGGTATCGATTACTTGCCGTTGACGGTTCGGATTTGCATATCGCAACTGACTCTGCGGACACGGACACCTATTTTCAAAGTCAACCGAACACAAAAGGCTATAACCTTCTGCATTTGAACACAGCCTATGACTTGTGCAATAGACTTTACGTGGATGCGATTATTCAGCCACGAAGGTTGAGCAATGAGGGAAGGGCGCTGGCTGCTATGGTTGACCGTTCCCCCATCAAGGGCAAAACCATTGTTACTGCCGATAGAGGTTATGAAAGTTACAACAATTTCGCTCATATTGAACGAAAAGGGTGGAATTATGTCATACGGGTAAAGGATTTGGATTCCAGTGGTATTCTTTCGGGTTTGTGTTTGCCCTCTGGCGGAGCGTTTGATCTGGACGTTCATCTGACACTCACCAAAAAACAAACCAAAGAGGTCAGGGCTCATCCCGAGATTTACAAGTTCGTCCCTTCCACGTCTACCTTTGATTTTTTGGATTTGCATGAGAACTTGTTTTACCCGATTTCCTTTCGGGTTGTTCGTTTCGTCTTGCCAAATGGCGCTTATGAAACCGTCATTACGAATCTTTCTGCCGCTGATTTCCCACCCGATGAAATCAAGTCCATTTACAACATGCGATGGGGCATCGAAACCTCTTTCAGGGCATTAAAATACACGGTAGGTCTGACGAATTTTCACGCAAAGAGACAAGAGTCCATCACCCAAGAGATTTTCGCAAGAATGATCATGTACAATTTCGCTGAAATGATTACCTCGCACGTAGTCATTTCCCAAATGGATAAACGGCACCAATACCAAGTCAACTTCACAGTTGCCGTTCACGTTTGTAGACATTTCCTGCGCTCAAGGGACGATGAACCCCCGCCCGATGTTGAAGCACTGATTCGCAAAAACATTTTGCCGATTCGACCCATCCGCCCAGGACAGCAGAATACGCGCAAAATCCGCTACAAATCCGTTGTTAGCTTCGTCTATAGAGTAGCATAA
- a CDS encoding DinB family protein has product MTHPALEMYDYHVWANQTILNRLKELPQDVYNKEIQSVFPTISKAIAHIYLVDACWLDILSGKSMKEAMADSAPLTAGVESKGMEEMEKLYVQISERFKTLLNQQENMEKRIMLDNPYAGQRDTSLSEMVLQVVNHGTYHRGNITAMLRQMGYASVMTEYALFWYS; this is encoded by the coding sequence ATGACTCATCCAGCACTAGAAATGTACGATTACCACGTATGGGCGAACCAAACCATACTGAATCGATTAAAAGAACTTCCACAGGACGTCTACAATAAGGAGATTCAAAGCGTTTTTCCTACGATATCGAAGGCGATCGCTCATATTTACCTGGTTGATGCGTGCTGGTTAGACATTCTTTCCGGTAAAAGCATGAAGGAAGCGATGGCCGATTCAGCCCCATTGACTGCTGGCGTGGAGTCGAAAGGCATGGAGGAAATGGAGAAGCTGTACGTCCAGATATCAGAGCGGTTTAAGACGCTATTGAACCAACAGGAAAATATGGAAAAGAGAATTATGCTCGATAATCCTTATGCGGGACAGCGTGATACCAGCTTATCTGAAATGGTTCTGCAGGTCGTCAATCACGGAACCTATCACCGCGGTAATATTACGGCTATGCTGCGTCAAATGGGATACGCGTCTGTGATGACCGAGTATGCGCTTTTTTGGTACTCCTGA
- a CDS encoding VOC family protein has translation MSVRLTPYLVMDGTAKEAIQFYEKALGAQVLFTQTFGEMPENPDFPMTAEAKDRIGHAMLQVGESNLMFSDTFPGQPLQKGDNVTICITTKDAEKSKQFYEALQQGGQVKMPLQETFFSPAFGEVTDKFGITFQIFTEGKSMN, from the coding sequence ATGTCAGTGAGATTAACCCCTTATCTAGTAATGGACGGTACTGCAAAGGAAGCTATTCAATTTTACGAAAAAGCATTAGGTGCCCAAGTTCTATTCACCCAAACTTTTGGTGAGATGCCGGAAAACCCCGATTTTCCTATGACGGCTGAAGCGAAGGATCGCATAGGACATGCCATGTTGCAAGTTGGCGAATCCAACCTTATGTTTTCCGATACATTTCCGGGTCAACCCCTTCAAAAGGGCGATAACGTTACAATCTGTATTACAACCAAAGATGCGGAAAAATCAAAACAGTTTTATGAAGCCTTGCAGCAAGGCGGTCAAGTAAAGATGCCGCTTCAAGAGACTTTTTTTAGCCCTGCTTTTGGAGAGGTAACCGATAAGTTCGGTATAACATTCCAAATTTTCACTGAAGGAAAATCCATGAATTAA
- a CDS encoding sensor histidine kinase, with protein sequence MNKSRMWSPIQKVFHSFSLKQRIWLTFVVLITLGLMATGSIAYLIASKEIQRNALQSSQDTVNQSAQIVNERLKNIGIAVRALMFSDAFKQLMKDVQANDRSSYYKSLTSLQYVFSQVKFNDSMIDSILIATPIGDFYPTSSVRNTANSFYKSEMYEHFKQLNRGFWSQGHVDPFFTGKQRVISLVTEGVGEDSFTVYEPINVYVVVNVKEDDLRDLFMENLTKTNKQYYFINAKGEDVNYADRTSKDHFIQKPAFFEQLSDQMKGSFFYTNDKKDYLVNYSRLDVKDDWMIVSVQAKDDLLAKLNGIKRATTYVIIGFIILSLFITNNLTYLLLKPLYRLQKLMKRVEENDLSVRFESVYKDEVSQVGFRFNRMLDEIKQLIEDVKNRERDKRKAEIKALSAQMDPHFFYNTLNTIYCKSVLGENDDVNEMILALSQMFQLSLSGGRDLITLGDELEHVRQYLAIQQRSYENLFVCEFEVESELLTCLVPKIMIQPLVENCILHGFKDMTSGGDIQFSAHAEGDWLHITVEDNGQGLVPEKLLQGIVHPTTSKHGYALRNIYTRLQLYFGDQQRMEITNNDLGGARIELWIPSYVREEDFHEHEPTG encoded by the coding sequence ATGAATAAGTCTCGCATGTGGTCGCCCATTCAAAAAGTATTCCATTCGTTCTCTTTAAAGCAAAGAATATGGCTTACCTTTGTTGTTCTGATCACCTTAGGTCTTATGGCAACGGGCAGTATTGCTTATTTGATAGCTTCAAAGGAGATTCAGCGTAATGCCCTGCAGTCTAGCCAAGATACCGTAAATCAATCAGCGCAAATCGTGAATGAACGGTTGAAGAACATTGGTATTGCCGTAAGAGCGCTGATGTTCAGCGATGCCTTCAAACAATTAATGAAGGATGTACAAGCTAATGATAGATCTAGCTACTACAAGTCATTAACCTCATTGCAGTATGTCTTTTCCCAGGTGAAATTCAATGATTCGATGATTGATAGCATTCTGATCGCCACACCGATCGGGGATTTTTATCCAACCTCCAGTGTGCGGAACACGGCGAATTCATTTTATAAATCGGAGATGTATGAGCATTTCAAACAATTGAATCGTGGTTTCTGGAGCCAAGGGCATGTCGATCCATTTTTTACAGGCAAGCAAAGGGTGATATCACTCGTTACAGAAGGCGTAGGCGAAGACTCTTTTACGGTTTATGAACCGATCAATGTATACGTCGTAGTAAATGTGAAAGAAGATGACCTGCGTGATCTCTTTATGGAGAATTTGACCAAAACGAATAAACAATATTATTTCATCAATGCCAAAGGAGAAGATGTGAATTACGCGGATAGGACGAGTAAAGACCATTTTATTCAAAAGCCCGCATTTTTTGAGCAATTGAGTGATCAAATGAAGGGCTCTTTTTTCTACACGAATGATAAAAAGGATTATTTAGTTAATTATTCGCGTTTGGATGTAAAAGACGATTGGATGATTGTCAGTGTTCAAGCGAAGGATGACTTATTGGCCAAATTAAATGGGATTAAAAGAGCAACCACTTATGTGATTATCGGGTTTATTATTTTATCGCTATTCATAACGAATAATTTAACTTATCTACTTTTAAAACCGCTGTACAGACTTCAAAAGCTAATGAAGCGAGTGGAAGAGAATGATCTTTCGGTTCGTTTTGAAAGCGTTTATAAGGATGAGGTATCCCAGGTAGGATTCCGTTTTAACCGGATGCTGGATGAAATTAAGCAGTTGATCGAAGACGTGAAGAACCGTGAGCGTGATAAACGGAAGGCTGAAATTAAGGCGCTGTCGGCCCAGATGGACCCTCATTTTTTCTATAATACGCTGAATACCATTTACTGCAAATCGGTTTTGGGCGAAAACGACGACGTGAACGAAATGATCCTGGCTCTATCGCAAATGTTCCAATTAAGCCTTAGCGGCGGGCGCGATCTGATTACACTGGGTGATGAATTGGAGCATGTTCGTCAATATTTGGCCATTCAGCAAAGGTCCTATGAGAATTTGTTCGTATGCGAATTCGAGGTGGAATCGGAACTGCTCACATGCTTGGTACCTAAGATTATGATTCAACCACTTGTTGAAAACTGCATTTTACACGGATTTAAAGATATGACTTCAGGTGGGGACATTCAGTTTAGCGCTCATGCTGAAGGGGACTGGCTGCATATAACGGTGGAAGACAATGGGCAGGGGCTAGTGCCTGAGAAGCTCCTTCAGGGTATTGTTCACCCGACAACATCCAAGCATGGCTACGCGTTGCGCAATATTTATACCCGTTTACAGCTGTATTTTGGCGATCAACAACGAATGGAGATTACGAATAACGATTTAGGGGGAGCACGAATCGAACTGTGGATCCCAAGTTATGTAAGAGAGGAGGATTTCCATGAACATGAACCGACTGGTTAA
- a CDS encoding response regulator, whose product MNMNRLVKLCVVDDIRSVVDMITKKIPWHEHGIEIVGSATNGEEGLSVIRESLPDIILTDIRMPKMDGLEMTRSILEVLPNSKVIILSAYTDFEYAQKAIQYGALDYVKKPFSVDQIVKAIVKAKEVWEQENLNRTHVLGLQKKIKESMPALRQEYLSLLVHHQTSEAELARLSDFLDINELNPPFAVMTIQIDQFTDKYGEVPVKELELARFSLQNIVEETISFYTTAVVFREAFNRYICILNMESDEPLVEIADHCCANIARHTKFTISIGIGQRVNAVQELPKSYQQSLSALSYHFYTGGNGAFSYNADSPDLPVEWIYTEDSENEFLFAFRSGNLDKCVEWAKGIFNEMGKASVLPEPGVVERLLQGLVLRMLRVLLEKFPRASMVDFESKVHEIRGESGADLQEYREWFIQLCEIGCRLINQERASESQKIIYRSAEYIKSNLHLDLTLEHCAKQANLSWGYYSNLFKKVTGTAFQQFVTIAKIERAKSMLIEDYQVQEIAQQLGYEHRRYFSEVFKKQTGLTPTEFKDMSLGKSSKP is encoded by the coding sequence ATGAACATGAACCGACTGGTTAAATTATGTGTCGTTGATGATATCCGAAGCGTTGTGGACATGATTACGAAGAAGATCCCTTGGCACGAACACGGCATCGAAATCGTGGGAAGCGCAACCAATGGCGAGGAAGGGTTATCCGTCATTCGTGAAAGCTTGCCGGATATTATCCTCACCGATATTCGGATGCCTAAGATGGACGGATTAGAGATGACACGCAGTATATTAGAGGTGCTGCCTAACAGTAAGGTCATTATTTTAAGTGCTTATACGGATTTTGAATATGCACAAAAGGCTATTCAATATGGCGCACTTGATTATGTGAAAAAACCTTTCTCTGTCGACCAAATCGTGAAAGCCATTGTGAAAGCCAAAGAAGTGTGGGAGCAGGAAAATCTTAACCGCACGCACGTGCTCGGGCTTCAGAAGAAGATCAAAGAAAGTATGCCAGCCCTGCGGCAGGAATACTTATCTCTGCTCGTCCATCATCAAACCAGTGAAGCAGAATTGGCTAGATTATCAGACTTCCTGGACATTAATGAGTTGAATCCTCCCTTTGCGGTGATGACGATCCAGATTGATCAATTCACGGACAAATACGGTGAGGTCCCCGTTAAGGAGCTTGAGCTTGCGCGGTTCTCTCTGCAAAATATCGTAGAGGAAACCATCTCCTTCTATACGACGGCAGTTGTGTTTAGGGAAGCGTTTAATCGATATATTTGCATTTTGAATATGGAGTCGGATGAGCCTCTGGTTGAAATTGCGGATCATTGCTGTGCAAATATCGCTAGACACACCAAGTTCACGATTTCAATTGGTATCGGTCAAAGAGTGAATGCGGTGCAGGAGCTTCCGAAAAGCTATCAACAGTCGTTGAGCGCATTGTCTTATCACTTCTATACAGGCGGCAATGGTGCGTTCAGTTACAACGCTGATTCGCCAGATCTCCCCGTGGAGTGGATTTATACGGAGGACAGCGAGAATGAGTTTCTGTTCGCTTTCCGTTCAGGTAATCTGGATAAATGTGTGGAATGGGCGAAGGGCATTTTCAACGAGATGGGTAAAGCGTCTGTCTTACCTGAGCCGGGTGTTGTCGAACGTTTGCTGCAAGGACTCGTGTTACGGATGTTGCGGGTTCTATTGGAAAAATTTCCTCGGGCGAGCATGGTCGATTTCGAGTCGAAAGTCCATGAAATTAGAGGTGAGAGCGGCGCAGATCTGCAAGAGTATCGAGAATGGTTCATTCAATTGTGCGAAATCGGCTGCCGTTTGATTAATCAGGAGAGAGCAAGCGAGTCGCAGAAAATCATTTATCGTTCTGCGGAGTACATCAAATCGAATCTTCATTTGGATTTGACCTTGGAGCATTGCGCGAAACAGGCAAACCTAAGCTGGGGTTATTATTCAAATTTGTTCAAAAAGGTAACCGGAACTGCCTTCCAGCAGTTCGTTACCATAGCGAAAATAGAACGGGCGAAATCAATGCTCATTGAAGACTACCAAGTGCAGGAAATCGCGCAGCAGCTGGGCTATGAGCATAGGCGGTATTTCAGTGAAGTATTCAAGAAACAAACGGGCCTGACGCCGACTGAATTTAAAGATATGTCTCTGGGCAAGTCCTCAAAGCCATGA